acaggaggacttgtggcaccttagagactaaccaatttattggagcataagctctcgtgagctacagcccacttcatcggctgcatgcagtggaaaatacagtggggagattttgtatacacagagagcatgaaacaatgggtgtcactGTAGAGACTGTAACCAGAGCGATcgggaaaggtgagctattaccagccgcGGTGCAACTGTGCTGACTCGGCATTTTAAGTGTCGACCCGCCTTTAGATTGcgaactctctggggcagagaacaGCTTTTTGTTAGTTGTGTGTGGCGCGTGGAGCACAGGGGGACCCGGGCCCTAATGTAATGCAGATAACAAATAATAACAAGACAAGCTGCTGTCCAACGCACAAAGGAAACACACCACAGAGAATTTCCCCCCTCTAATCATTCAATTATATCACTGTGACTTCAAGcagaattgtgattttttttttttttaacagagaatGACCCAGAAAGACAAAGCATGTACAATGGCCTGGGTATCTGTAAGGAACAGCAGCTGGATGTTCCCCTTAATAGCAATGGAGACGAAGAGCGAGGAAAGAAACCAGGTAGGTGGAGCCCCTCTGCCTGGGAGAAACACTGCGGCTTCCGCAGATGAAGCCAGGTGTTCAGGTTTGGGTGCAGCAGCCCCAGCGCCTGCCTGCGAACGCAGCAGGGATCTGATCACCCCACCGGCTTCCTATGAGCCCCGCGGCTTGCTTTGCAGGGACTGCTACAACTTGCCCTGCAGCCGGGCACTTATGGCTGTGTAACAGGGTGCAGGGGCATTTTGTGGGCTTGCCAGCGGCACCCATTTGGGACTGTGGCCCTGTCTCTCCCCCTCTGGTTCAGGGCGGAATATCCCCGTTTGTTTCGCTGGGACATGACGGCAAAAGCGTAGCTGCGCAGGGCGCAGGTTGGCTTGTTCCATGCCGGTCTCTAATCGTTACCCGTTTAAATCTCTCGCCGAGTTACTATGGGGATAAATGCCGTTGAAAAGCTTGGGAGGAAATTCGTAATCCCATATTCAGTGCAGGGTAGATCAGAGACAGCGACAAACTCTGATCTACCAAGAAGCTCGTGACTGTCCATTTGCTTGACTAGGGGGGTGTGCAAACCGTCCCGTCTCTGCACTGGGCCATGGTAAATAAATAACTCCGATTCCTCCCcgctgcagcagccccaggggtGTTCATACCTTGGTCTCTttcaggttacaggctcaggaAACCTACAGCACTTACAATCGTCGCAGCCGTCACCGTCCTCATCTCGGGTTTAATCGCTACCACAGCCGCCCTGGCAGGTGAGTGCGCAGCTCTTATGGGTTCGCTCTCTGCCTTTTCTGTTCAGATCCGGAGCTGGCTCGAGCGCAcgtctgcagggcctggagcggACGTCCTCGCGAGGTTTGGAGGAGCCGGCATCGCGCTGCAGCCAAACGGGAAAAGCTTAGCCAAACGGCTTCCCGGTTTTTAGCTCCTGTAGTTGCCTCCTACTTGTTTTTTAATGCTGGCCCTAGACCTAATGGCGCCCCAAGCGAGGAGCGTCTTCGGCGCCCCCTCCCCATTTGTGAAACGTTTGGAAGGGGAGGTCTTGTCCTGCATGCGAGTGTGGAATTGCCTTACTGAAAACGTCACCCACTGCGTCCAAGCAATTGCCAGAGCTGCTTAGGGGATTCTCTGAGGCCTTGGTCTAAGGGGATTATCCTACTTGTTCCCCTTGGATACAGAGATGAGGAGGGGACAGCCCCTGTGTTACGTTCTCTGTTTCAGTCAGAACCACGAAGTCATGTTTGGATTCTGCGGATGTCCCATCATGTCCGGATGGCTGGGTTGGCTACCGAAGACACTGCTACTTCTTCTCCGAGGACGAAAGGAATTGGACCGCCAGCCAGAACTACTGCTCTTCACACGACgcctccctggctgggattgACAGCGGCCTGGAGATGGTGAGAGACCCAGGTGTTTTGTGAGCGCACTAGACAGGCCTTGGCACGACAGCGCCAATGATGAATGGCTTATGTTTGACACCCGGCCCATAACGTCTTCCAGCCTAGACAGAATCTGTCATGTGAGCCAGTGGGACAGCGCCCAGGCCCTGCAGCGTGAGGGGCCCCTGTGTGTCCTGTGCCGGGAGGGCAGAGCGAATGATCTTTCCCAggtccctggctggagctggggctttgcaGCCTGTGCGTGACTGAAGTGGCTCATGGTCCGCCTGCCCCGGCTCTTTCTCCAAGCAGGAATTCAGTGGGGAAACACAGCTCCGGCCCTGCTCATCTCCTGGAGATGAAAGGGAGTTCATTCCCCGCTCAGCTCAGCGCAGTCAGTGGTCCCATATGGATGGGTGAACGGGAGGAGTGGCTGGCTGAAGAGATGGCCTGATTTTGCCCGGCTCTTGGGCATTGTAGAGTGAGCTGGTCCCCTTTACAATAAAGCCTTGTcttccagcacccccagcccctacAGAGAGCAACACGCTTTCCCTCCAATATTCCTGTAACAGAGTTGGCACCCACCGCTTGCGAGCGCCCCCTCTGGTTGGGTGTGTCTGCGTCCTTTAAACCAGTCCAGCCCTGCTATGGGGCTGTATCCCCAGGATTTCCTCTCTGGAGACACTATCTTACAGCCCTCCACCGGCTCAGTCCCTACTCAGTGTCCGCAGCCAGCCGGGAGCTCCTTCATTGTTCCCCCAGGCTCTGCGAGCAAACTGTCTTTGGCTCCATTCTAGCCGCCAGCCAGGTACACAGTCACTTCTTTTCCAGTCACTAActgctgttctgctctgcagctccttttatatggccctcctgggccttgattggctgcttcccctgcagccactctagccgGCTTGTAGGGCCTCTccgctgctcctttcctgggatgggcgTGGCAGAGCCCTGaggtctccagcagggggcctttgGGCCTAGTCCAGCCCATCACAATCCCTCTAAAGCAAAGGCACTGGGGCTTGCGCCCTATTTTGCTTTCTGACGATAGAGGAAGGTGGCCTAAAaagttgttcttttttaaaatgccccccactccccctgctgttttcccccccaccccgcattaTAGATTCGGTCTATGCTGGTAGACGTGATGGGCAGGGCGTCAATCGTAAACCATTCATAATGCAATacagtggtccccaaagatactgcagaGGGTTGCGATACCTGTCACGAGACATGCTCCGACACCCACAATGTCCAAGAATTCCCCAAACACCTGTAAAGCAGAACTTCAGCTAAAGCCCCGAGACCAGTAACTGTCTCTGGAGTCTGTCAGGTTTTCATTTAGCTGGGGTGTCCAGCCACGCAGCACCAACCTGAATGGCACAACAGCCCAGAACATAAAGCAGCATCAGTCCGTACTCCTATGAGTCGGAGCAGAGGAGTGGGCTTGGGAAGCTCgatgggtttattttttttaaaaaagcttcaaTTCTGGGCAAGCATTAAAGG
The window above is part of the Natator depressus isolate rNatDep1 chromosome 14, rNatDep2.hap1, whole genome shotgun sequence genome. Proteins encoded here:
- the LOC141998654 gene encoding C-type lectin domain family 2 member D-like — translated: MGVTVETVTRAIGKENDPERQSMYNGLGICKEQQLDVPLNSNGDEERGKKPGYRLRKPTALTIVAAVTVLISGLIATTAALAVRTTKSCLDSADVPSCPDGWVGYRRHCYFFSEDERNWTASQNYCSSHDASLAGIDSGLEMTFLLRYKGSVYHWIGLRREPSQLWKWPNGTEFDNRFEVRGGGDCAYLNDIGVSTSSCETEKNWICARLLDMGNEKRTAWKRQQNSNSQGNNCLLFPLNAVPQ